The Ornithodoros turicata isolate Travis chromosome 7, ASM3712646v1, whole genome shotgun sequence genome includes a region encoding these proteins:
- the LOC135400058 gene encoding uncharacterized protein LOC135400058, producing MKVVAFSLMLFGLLKVVTSDCPSVTEAMSTCAKILKKSLLYDDAFIYSLNGQEKADLMCCVYEDMTDCILIRNTEGNCTYLADISPENARAFLIEKIKRAYGDVPCDADAMERCSALRSRVV from the exons ATGAAGGTGGTTGCTTTTTCGCTCATGCTCTTCGGACTTCTAA AGGTCGTCACTTCCGACTGTCCGAGTGTCACGGAAGCAATGAGTACTTGCGCCAAGATTCTGAAGAAATCACTACTATACGATGACGCGTTCATCTACTCCTTAAACGGTCAGGAGAAAGCTGACCTTATGTGCTG TGTTTATGAGGACATGACTGACTGCATATTAATCCGCAACACGGAAGGCAACTGTACCTATTTGGCGGATATATCTCCCGAAAATGCTCGTGCCTTCCTCATCGAGAaaatcaagcgcgcatatggaGATGTGCCCTGTGACGCAGATGCGATGGAAAGATGCAGCGCCCTGAGATCCCGCGTGGTCTAG